The Arctopsyche grandis isolate Sample6627 chromosome 7, ASM5162203v2, whole genome shotgun sequence genome includes a window with the following:
- the LOC143914708 gene encoding uncharacterized protein LOC143914708 — translation MAIKLSFVFGFLALFFVQDVYGVPCGCAAPRPLSPSCAPPPPPPPPPPSCAPAPSCAPPPPPPPPCKPAPQPCCVPPPPPPPPCKPAPQPCCAPPPPPPPPCKPAPQPCCAPPPPPPPPCKPAPQPCCAPPPPPAPCCASAPPAPSCAAPQPPPACSSASTSQSRSQSHEGH, via the exons ATGGCAATTAAACTGTCTTTCGTTTTTGGATTCCTAGCCCTCTTCTTCGTCCAG GATGTTTATGGAGTTCCGTGTGGATGCGCAGCACCACGACCACTCTCACCATCATGTGCTCCACCACCTCCACCTCCTCCACCACCACCATCATGCGCTCCAGCCCCATCGTGTGCCCCACCTCCTCCACCACCACCCCCATGCAAACCAGCACCACAACCTTGCTGCGTTCCACCTcctccaccaccacctccaTGCAAACCAGCTCCACAACCCTGCTGCGCTCCACCCccaccacctccaccaccaTGCAAACCAGCTCCTCAACCGTGCTGTGCCCCACCTCCTCCACCACCACCCCCATGCAAACCAGCACCACAGCCTTGCTGCGCCCCACCTCCACCACCAGCACCATGCTGCGCCTCTGCTCCTCCAGCACCGTCTTGTGCTGCACCTCAACCACCCCCTGCCTGCTCATCTGCCTCTACTTCCCAAAGTCGATCCCAATCACATGAAGGACATTGA
- the LOC143914406 gene encoding uncharacterized protein LOC143914406 gives MAAKLNLAFGFLALLLVQVTHAVPCGCAAPPPPPPRPCGSPTPCARPPPPSCAPPPPPPPPPSCAPPPPPPSPCKPAPQPCCAPPPPPPCAAPAPPSCAPPPPPPPPPPPPPSCAPPPPPPCRPAPSPCCASPPPPPPPPPSPCRSVPPPPPSCSSCGQSYQAYQSSQSHQTSQSQPQSHNGH, from the exons ATGGCAGCCAAATTGAACTTGGCTTTTGGGTTCCTCGCCCTCCTGTTGGTTCAG GTCACCCACGCAGTTCCATGTGGCTGTGCAGCACCACCGCCACCACCACCACGCCCTTGTGGATCACCAACCCCATGTGCTCGACCACCACCTCCATCGTGTGCcccaccaccaccaccgccACCACCACCCTCATGTGCTCCACCTCCACCTCCACCATCTCCGTGTAAACCAGCACCACAGCCATGCTGCGCTCCTCCACCACCACCCCCATGTGCTGCACCAGCACCACCATCATGCGCCCCACCTCCACCAcccccaccaccaccaccaccaccaccgtcGTGTGCTCCACCTCCACCACCCCCATGCAGACCAGCACCATCCCCGTGCTGCGCTTCACCTCCACCACCTCCTCCACCTCCCCCATCCCCTTGCAGATCCGTTCCTCCTCCACCCCCATCCTGCTCGTCTTGTGGCCAATCTTACCAGGCATATCAATCTTCCCAATCTCACCAAACTAGTCAATCCCAACCCCAGTCCCATAACGGTCATTGA